The following is a genomic window from Aquila chrysaetos chrysaetos chromosome 2, bAquChr1.4, whole genome shotgun sequence.
CTGCCCAGCCCGATGGCAGGTTCCAGCACTGGGAAGAAACTATTTGACAAGAGCTGTCTGAAGACAAGGATGAAGTTGTCAATGAGGTCCTTTACCACCTGACAGTCCCTGGCTAGGTTCTGAACTGGCCACTGTATGTGCTCCGCAAATAACCTTCCCAGATCATTGTCACTGTCACTGTCATCATCTTCTTCCGCCTCCTCTTCCACCTGCTCCCTGTCACTGCTGGAGCTCTCCTCGTCACTGCTGCTGTCCACCTCATGGCTCCTTTTCCTGAGCCGACAGCAGAGCGcgaagagcaggagcaggactcCAGCAACGGCCCAGAACTGCCACTGCCGCAAGGCAGCAAAGAGCAGGGCTCCCCAGGCAAAGCCGCTCTGCTCCTGGGTCCTCTGCGCCAGCTGCtgcgtcccctgctccagctcctgcagcagccgaGTCATCACCCGGCTCAGATACTCCTCGCGCTGCTGCATGCGCTCGCGTGTGGCCTCATCCAGCTCATCACCGACCATCTGAGCGTTCCAGAGGATGCTTTGCACAAGCAGGGTGAAGAATTGTATGACAGCCATGgcctgcaggaggagggagagaaggggttcagtggggctgggagggagggagctggcgccggggggagcaggggccGGAGCcgcagggagctgggggcaggTAGGAGAGGGGGCGAGGCAGCCGGGAGGCAGCAAGGCCTGCGCCCAGCCCCGGTGGCGGCGGCACCGTGCCCTGCCCAAGGTGTTCCCGCGAGCAGCTGGGCCCTCGATGCAGGCTGAGAACCCACCCCCCCGGGGGCCCTCgtccagcccagcctccccccgCCTGCGCACTCACCGCTCGCCCAGGCTGTACTGGGGCAGCGCTGCCACCTGGTGCCTTTTATACCCCCCCCCCATTGTGACTCGTCCCCTCTGATGTCACAGGTGCCAGAGCGCATCACAGGCACGCCCGCCGGCCAGCCCCGGCCTTCGGCCTCACCCCAGCTCAGCCACTCACAGCTGCCCTGCTGTACTGGTGAAGGCTGGGCTAGAGTTGGTTTTCTTCCCGGGAGCTTGCGTGCTGCTTTACGTTGGATTTCTTGCCGTCTGCCTGCCAACGGCAATCTCACAATCCCGGAACGTCCTGAATTGGAAGGGACCCCCGAGGGTCGTCGAGTTGAACCCCTGACTCCGCACGAGGCAACCTCAAATAGGTATCATAGAATGAGACTATGTGCAAATGCTTCTTGAATACCAACAGGCTTGGGGCCGTGACCCTTTCCGGGGAGGGGCTTGTTCCGctgcttgaccaccctctcgctgaagaactttttcctaatatccaatcgGAACTGCCCTTGACGCAGCTTTAAGCCATTCCTTCACGTCTTATGTCACTGAGGCTCAGACaatgtaattaaacattttaaaatcaacgTGTTTGTTCTTCAATCAAGATTGTCTAGAACTCCAAGAACATTAGTAAACCAGCGGTTCAATGATGTTAGGGGAAATTAATACTACACAACCAACATTAGTGTAAaaggaactaggccttaagcctcaTTGTTTCAAGACTATTCATATTGgacatataactaatgattagaaattggtttagatatgattaatagaatgcgggtgcttataaaacaatatctaTGAGCTGCTTAATTGTTCTGTGAGACTCCCTCTTCATGGCTGGCTTAAAatccagtcaagctgaatcaacagaggAAGGATCATATACATCTTAGCCGAAGACatgggagtaagtgattaactttagaacaagataaattaatgaaataaccTGAGTAGTTTCTTTGGAAATTCATAGGTACCTTTGAAGCCtaagaagataagtgatgaTGGTGACCGGAGACCTTCTGCCTATGACCACCAGTCTCAGAAGAACATGAGAATGGAGAATGGGGAATGGATGAGATAAGATGATGAATGATAACGATAGGAGAACAGAAAATCGgctggaaaattacagagactttGGATTGGGACAATGGGTGGCCAAAGGGTATGTGAGGTTTGGAAACTTTTGGAAGTGCGCCATTCACtgcggtggtggcccaactcggagttgttaataaagcaaacctagagaaacccgTGACTGAAAATCCTTTCACAATTAGAATGCTTAAGCTTTAGAAATAGTAACCCAACATGCTCATGTCACGGACGCTCACGGACGCAGCTCTTGTTCAAAGAAGTGGTTTATTGACATCTTGGCTGCTGCGGCTACGCCCACCCTCATAAAGAGTGTGGGGAGTTTCGTTAACGGGGGTACATTAGATGCTCTTCAGTGGTGATGCAGCTAGGGGTTTCTGGGGATCGGGAGTGTTTCTGACGGAGGGACCTGGGGACGATCAACCGATAACGTCCCGAGTAGCCTATCGGGCTGGGGGTGCGGagcccaaggagagaggagaatccGTTCCTGTTCGGGTAAAGGCATTGTCGGGGTTAACGGAGGGGGTGCAAAAGGCCTCCTGTGTTGGGGTGATGTATGTTTGCGGGGGccggtctcttctgtcaggtggctggaggcagggcgagaggaaatggcctcacgTTGCGGCAGGGGAGATGgaggttagatattaggaaacatttctttactgagagggttgtcagacattggaataggctgcccagggaagcggctgagtcaccatccctgtgttaccgaaaagctcggaatgaagaacttatcaacaccaatttagtgtagataagcagacacttctttattgacgtCCAGGTGCGCaggcgagtcctctcacgaaccacgcacacctgtcaccaaaacaatacaccttatattaggacttattgatgcatattaattagatttccaagaaaagttatacatattcgttaaacttccgggaaatcattagcataggtaaatgtcctttacgcaggcgcactgaaagtctctggtggtcctcaggagtcctctggtggtctttcatagtcttcctcactcgtccgtttcttgacctctcaggtgtctccaagcaacaatctggtgtccataacggtttccttagtttctaaaacaaacactacaagactaccaatctttgtcaaaacttctgtggttaaatgattttgaacaatacttatggttacacattatacattttctaagctcctaagttcctaaggctacatttcaaacttaacactcccatacttatgcttcacaattttctactttttagtcaaatcaaactcttttataatcagattttaatttctttatgttgttatctaagttctaaatgttcctactagatgattttagccaatttctgcggtcttggtacggggctatacaggggatttcacaacagacactggttggtggttaaatgtataaaatacaacatacatatgattttgctaaaatgttaaaactgaatatgattaattctaactaacaacaaatcaataacaaatcagtaacacctggaggtgttcaaaaagcgagtggacggggtacttcaggacgtggtttagtgggcatggctgGTGGTCGGACTCGATGATCTggaaggtctcttccaacctaaatggcTCTAAGATTCGATGACAGGGGGCAGGCAGCGAGGGATGGCGCCGCCCACAGAGGTGGACCCCCGCCACCTTAGACCTCTTCTCAGAGGGCTACGGACGCTTTGAAGAGCCTCCGAGAACGTCCCTCAGAGAAAGGGCTGAGCGCAACCCGCCAAAACCGCCACGAACCGCCCGGCCCGCGCAGGCGTCGAACTGGGCGGAAGCGTCCCACAGCACCGCGGCTCCCGGGCGCGAGGGCGGGTGGGCGGAGCCggagggcggcgcggcgggcggcgggcaggtCCGGCAAGGCAGTCGCAAGCCCCGCCCCGAACGCCGCCCCGCCCCTGGCGCGGGCCTGACCCCCGTCCCCGGGGCGGGCCGGGTCGGCGGGCCGATCCCGGAGGGGATGAGCGGCGGAGAAAAGCCGGCAGCCGGTGGAATCGCCAGAGGGCAAAACTGGAGACCGAAGGGAGACGCCGGCACCCGCACCCCCCCCTCGCGCGGCACTGCGAGGGGGACGGGAAGAGTGAAGAAACGCGGAGCTGCGGCGTGGGGTTCAGGCCGCCCCGTCCGCGCGGTGAGTTCTTCCCAGTGGTCTGCTGATGAGGAGCCTCCTACACTCTTGGTTCCTGTGGGTCCAAGACGGGTAAGTTCAGAATTCCTGCCTGATACAGGGGCCCGGAGTAGTGGCTTACAGAAACAACTAGCTGATGAGCTAGGAGTCAAACCCTCAGGAAAGTGCCAGGAGCGGCAGAAAAACGTCCCGTAGCTCAAACTGAACTCGGGCTgcctggggaaaagagagggaCGGCTGTGGAAGTGGCTGTGAGCTCTTACAAGGGAAATGTACTGGGATTCgatgtgctggcaggcaaaTGATGGTATCTACGCAGTGGCAGGGTGTGGAGCTGTGGAGGCAGAGGGGCAGAGGCTACCCACGTGAAAACTTTGTAGGTTGCTCCTGCGCTACCGCCACCTCAAGTAACCCATGTCTCTCGATACCCGCTACCAAATGGGGGATTTCAGAAGTAATTGGCGACCTCGAGAAAAGACACATCATAAGTCGCACACATTCCCCTTATAATTCTCCAGCTTGGCCAGTCCGTAAACCGGGTAGGAGGTGGCAATTAACAATTAACAATTGATGGCTGAAGCCATCTGGAATCTGTTGACCAAGAATGGGCTAGACATGCCGCTTTCTAAATGTCAAGGTCCcggacaagaaattaaattcctaGGAGCTTGGTGGAGAGCTGGAGCAGTCACGGTACCTGGTGACACTCTGTCAGCTATTGAGAAGGGACAGACTCCAGGCAATAAGATGGAATTACAGCAGCTGCTAGGTACCTTGggctactggagaaaacatataccCGGGTTCTCAGTGATTGCCCGCCCTCTGTGTGacttgctttgaaagaaaaggaaatgggattGGAGTCCGCAACATACAGAAGCTCTCAATATCCTGAAAGATGAGCTCAAGGCTTACCAGAGGCTAGGCCCGTTGCACCCGCGAGATCCTTTAAGGGTGGAGTGGGGATTTGCTGCGCATGCTTTGTGCTGTGGCATGTTCCAAAAGGGACCATGAACACCAGCTAGaccttttttgttctcttccgCTTCATTTAAGGAGGCTGAGCAACGGTACGTGGACTGGGAAAAAGGGGTCCTTTCCCTCATTAGAGCGGTTaaggaggctgaaaagctgcgcACGTTACAAGATGTTACAGTAGAgggccctcttcctctcctaAACTCAGTCCTCAATGGATCGCCTCCTCCCAAGGGAGAAGCCCAAAAGGCCGCAgttaggaaatggtatgcatactTAGAAGGGATTAGCCAGTTGCCTCCACTAAAAGAGGGTCCGCTTAAGGCCTCCAGGCTACAACAGCCTGTAAAGCCCAATCTGACCTTCTTGGGTCGACCCTACAAACCTTCTCCGACTGAAGAGGCACCTGAATTTGCGGCAGGCTCCGATATGCAGGGACTATGGTTCACTGATGCATCTGCCCATCCAGTGGGATGAAGGTGGCAATATAAAGCGGTAGCATTAGAAATTGGTACCGGGAAGACAGTCAAAGAAGAGGGCgaaggtagtgcacaagtaggagaaTGACGGGCTCTGTTACTGGCCACAGAGAACGGTGCTACTGTCGTTTATACTGACTCCTATGCAACCATTAAGGGCGTTAGAGAATggatatgtcagtgggaatccAGTAAATGGGAAATAGGTCGTACAAAGGTatggaggacagaggactggcaacGTCTCCTGGCAATAGGGAGGTCCCGgcctttaaaggtgggatgggtcAAGGGCCACGCacgggagggaccccccccTGCAAAATGGAACCACCAGGTGGACCACCTGGCCCAaatcaggatggtcaccagtgagaaggaagatgggGATGGATTAGCTGAATGGTTGCATATCAAGTGAAgccactcagggaaagcagatctctattatgAATGCTGATCCCGGGGTTGGCCATTGcctatgaaaacctgtgaagcaatCCTCAGAGCTTGCGCACAATGCCAAATAAGGCTCAAGGCTGATCACCCAAATCAAGCCCCggcccagcatatcagacaaggcaaggctctttggagcacgtGGCAGATTGATTACATTGGCCGTTTGAAACCACCCCATGggaggaaatatattttggtaGGAGTAGAGCTGGTACCGGGATTGTAATGGCCACAGCCATTAACACAGCCACCGGAGATCAGACAGTCCAAGCTCTGTGAGAATGGTTTATTATTTTACCTATTCCTGAATGTATACAAAGTGGCAATGGGTCACATTTCATGGCCACAGTGGTACAAGACTGGGCACGAGGGGAAGGCATCAAATAGGTGTTTCACACACCATATTATCCCCAAGCTAACGGTATAGTTGAACGAACCAATGCTTTGATCAAAAGACATGCTGATGTCTCACACCATAACTGGGACATACGATTACCACAAGCAGTTTTTACTATTAATAACCGATGGGAAATTATTGAAGTCCAAAAATTCAAGCATTTTGTTCTACGGGACCATTTACTTGTGATGACTCTATACCAGACGATCATGGACACCAGTTCCCACTAAGGATGTATGTGGGCCAACCTGTCATGGTGAAACTGCCCTCCGTTGGCATTGTTCCTATGACCCTGCCTAAACCCAGAGGCTTATATGCCTGGGAAGCCCTAGACAGGAGTGGAAAGACTCCCCATATCAGTGCCTGGTGGATAACCCCCGACTTCTAACCCCGAGACCTGGTCTCAAAGGACTGAGGCCtagctttgtgttttcttacagGACAATGGAGAAATAAGCCATCCTGGTGCTCCTACTGGCAGTGATGATGGTGGCCAGCGtggatggtgaagatctggatgacAGTGTAGTGGCAAAAATGATGGTGGGATTCGCCCAAATGATGAACCTAACTTCTGTAACAGTTTGCCTACCTACCCCCAAGTCAGCTGAAGACCCTCTACTGATTTTTGTGCAGGACATCAATATATCGCTAGCCCTTGAGCTCACATGGGAGCAATTTAACAGTTATAGCTGGAGGTTCAAAGAGGGCGGGGGAGGAGGCTATACTTATATTGTCTATAATTGGTCACCAGGTGCGGTAAATGCTAGTTCGGTATAGAACACCAGATGTAATTATATTCTCCAACCTACTCATGAGGCCATGGGGTGGAGCTGGAATGGTACTACACCATGCCCCGAAATTCCATGGGGGACTACCAAATATAGTACTCGATGGAACACTAATGACCATTCTCTACAATACACAAAGCCATTAAACACCTCATGGTGTATCAAACACCCTGAACGGGATAACAGTGAATGTCGCAGGACATGTAACCGAAACTCATTTGACTGCCCCTCAATTGCATGTGGGCTAGACACACCTGTGGACCTAGCTgatatggagaaaaagaaaaaataatactggcagggaaatctctgctctggaaCTGTCAGGTGGAAATTGGGTGCAAGGATAAAATGCCATTACTGTGGCTATAACCTCCCATCCAAGAAGCTCTGATACAAGGCTGTCTGTGTAGCAATACTAGCTACTCACAACCTTCTGTCCTGAACTGGAGCAAGAGAGACTACTGTCATCGCCTTACTGCCATACCAGGTTCATGTCAAACATCCAGCGTCTCTGCACGCCCTAACTTAGTGTGGGCATGTTCTGATGGCCACCTATATTCCCGACTATATCCAACCATCCTGGGACTAGCCTGCACATTAGCTgtgctttctctctgtcctgttaattgggaaggacccatgccatACAAGTGGAGGGATCGTAGGCCAAGGGATTTACAGAAGGGATGGCAGGAAGCCTCAACACCAGTCGGATGGTGGATGGAATCAATATTTGGGCTAGGAATTGCTCTGGTATGAAACCGACAGAGCATTCTAGAACTGGGTCTACAGCTATCAGCCTTAGCCAATGCTATGTCTGACAGTTTGGGGCTCTTGAACGATCAGTTACAACATATGAGTAAAATGACCTTCCAAACCCGAGCCATACTGGATTTGATGGTACTAAAGGAGAAAGGTGTATGAAGAGTTTTGAACATGTCAGTGGATGACTGCTGTGTCCACATTCCAAATGTATCAGTGCTGCTTCAGGACCAAAtcaacaaaaggaagaaagcgGCAAAAGACTCAGATGCAAATGTTGCTGCACTAGGGACTAATTGGCTGGGAAAGGTTTTTGGtatatttggattttctttgtcGAGATGGATAACCAGCCTCTTCCAATCTTTAACAATGATTGTAGTTATGATTATTGTAATCTGTATTACAATAAACTTTATTAAATGCGTGGTAGTGAAATCTGTATTAATGGTTATGTATACTCCCTTAAAACCTTTTAATGTATTAGATACCCCAATATAACTTCAGAATAAGAAGGAAATGACAATCCAAAATGAGCGTCAAAACTCACCAAAACTGTGatcccttttaactttggaggcaaggGGTCactgtaccaccactccaagGAAACCAGCTGAATTGTGACTGTGGTCACGGGGTGGATTGTGTGGCAGGTACACTCGCCCTGATAGAGACTGAAACTTCTCGGccatgaaaaagagaaaaaaaacccggAAGCCACAGTCAGGGGGTCAAGCCGCCCCACCTGCATGGTTGAGTTACAACCACCAGGTACACACGTAGGAATAACAAAGTGTTGACCCTCAACCAATGAGGACTAAATATGACCATATATAACCACAAGCCAGATTCGACGATGGTATAAATGGTGCCCTACCAGAGGGCAAATTAAGTTggtcctccttggagcagcgggtctgcagttggggactGTCCCCTTTGGTCGGCACAGCACCGGAAGTACCACCTcaaggttgagagccctcattCATTAGAGTGAGTTTTATGCACGTTTTGGGTTAATATTTCTACAGCTTAAGAATTCTTAACAAGGTCCTGTAGTATAAatttccccttacatcattgaacCTGTGGTTTACTACTGTTGTTGGAGTTCTAAACGATTTGGATTGAAGAATACACTTGTTGATTTTAACATGTTTaatttgattgtgtgagcctcGGTGACATAGGCAGCAGGACTATGGAAGTCATCATCCCCTGCTGGACACAACACTGGTGAGACTTCACCTCAATTAGTCTGCTCAGATTTCGGCCACTCGGTACAGGAAtgacactgaggtgctggagcgcatccaaagaagagcagcaaagctggtgaagggtctagagaacaagtcttatgaggagcagctgagggagctaGGGTAGTTTAGTCTGCAGAACTGATTGAATATTAGGCAAAATTTCTTTATTGCAAGGGTaatcaagcattggaacaggctgcccagggaagtggttgaggcAGCATGcctgcaggtatttaaaaaacGTGTAGCCGCGGTGCTCGAGGACATGGTTTACTGGTGGAGTTGGCAGGCTGAGGTTTGcggttggactcgatggtcttaagggtcttttccagcctaagggattctatgattctgtgatttctcTTTAAGGTTGCCCGGTGCGGAGTCAGGGGTTGGACTCGACGACCCTCGGGGGTCCCTTCTAACTCAGGACGTTCCGGGATTGTGAGATTGCCATTGGCAGGCAGACAGCAAGAAATCCAACGTAAAGCAGCACGCAAGCTCCCGTGAAGAAAACCAACTCTAGCCCAGCCTTCACCGGTACAGCAGGGCAGCTGTGAGTGGCTGAGCCGGGGTGAGGCCGAAGGCCGGGGCTGGCCGGCGGGCGTGCCTGTGATGCGCTCTGGCACCTGTGACATCAGAGGGGACGAGTcacaatgggggggggggggggtagggtaTAAAAGGCACCAGCTGGCAGCGCTGCCCCAGTACAGCCTGGGCGAGCGGTGAGTGCGCAGGcggggggaggctgggctggacGAGGGCCCCCGGGGGGGTGGGTTCTCAGCCTGCATCGAGGGCCCAGCTGCTCGCGGGAACACCTTGGGCAGGGCACGGTGCCGCCGCCACCGGGGCTGGGCGCAGGCCTTGCTGCCTCCCGGCTGCCTCGCCCCCGCTCCTAcctgcccccagctccctgcgGCTCCCgcccctgctccccccggcgccagctccctccctcccagccccactgaaccccttctctccctcctcctgcaggcCATGGCTGTCATACAATTCTTCACCCTGCTTGTGCAAAGCATCCTCTGGAACGCTCAGATGGTCGGTGATGAGCTGGATGAGGCCACACGCGAGCGCATGCAGCAGCGCGAGGAGTACCTTAGCTGGGAGATGACtcggctgctgcaggagctggagcaggggacgcaGGAGCTGGCGCAGAGGACCCAGGAGCAGAGCGGCTTTGCCTGGGGAGCCCTTGTCTTTGCTGCCTTGTGGCAGTGGCAGTTCTGGGCCGTTGCTGgagtcctgctcctgctcttcgCGCTCTGCTGTCGGCTCAGGAAAAGGAGCCAGGAGGTGGACAGCAGCAGTGACGAGGAGAGCTCTAGCAGTGACAGAGAGCAGGTGGAAGAGGAGGCGGAAGAAGAAGACGACAGTGACAGTGAAGATGACCTGGGAAGGTTTTTTGAGGAGCACATGCAGTGGCCAGTTCAGAACCTAGCCAGGGACTGTCAGGTGGTAAAGGACCTCATTGACAACTTCATCCTTGTCTTCAGACAGCTCTTGACAAATAGTTTCTTCCCAGTGCTGCAATCCTCCATCGAGGTGGGCAGCGCCTTTGAAGGTTGGAGTCCCCGCGAGGAAGACATCATCTACCGCCTGCTCGTGCCCCTGAAGCCCCCCCGTGGGCACGCCTTCCACCTGGAGTTGGGCAACAGGGGGGAGACGCCAGCGAGGAACTGCCGTGTCCGCGTGGAGCTGGTGTGCACCTGCAtgagggagcagctggcaggagagaTGTGCTTCCTGCACCACCCTGAGGAGGAGCTTAGGAGGAATCAGGGTCCCAGCCTCCTACACACCCTCTGCACTGAATCCTACCTAGATGTGCAGAAAACTGCCCGCTGGTTCTATCAACTGGTGCAAGCAGCCTGGGTGTTTTTGCCT
Proteins encoded in this region:
- the LOC115349989 gene encoding translation initiation factor IF-2-like, which gives rise to MGGQRGAGSEGWRRPQRWTPATLDLFSEGYGRFEEPPRTSLRERAERNPPKPPRTARPAQASNWAEASHSTAAPGREGGWAEPEGGAAGGGQVRQGSRKPRPERRPAPGAGLTPVPGAGRVGGPIPEGMSGGEKPAAGGIARGQNWRPKGDAGTRTPPSRGTARGTGRVKKRGAAAWGSGRPVRAVSSSQWSADEEPPTLLVPVGPRRDNGEISHPGAPTGSDDGGQRGW
- the LOC115337834 gene encoding inositol 1,4,5-trisphosphate receptor-interacting protein-like 1; translation: MAVIQFFTLLVQSILWNAQMVGDELDEATRERMQQREEYLSWEMTRLLQELEQGTQELAQRTQEQSGFAWGALVFAALWQWQFWAVAGVLLLLFALCCRLRKRSQEVDSSSDEESSSSDREQVEEEAEEEDDSDSEDDLGRFFEEHMQWPVQNLARDCQVVKDLIDNFILVFRQLLTNSFFPVLQSSIEVGSAFEGWSPREEDIIYRLLVPLKPPRGHAFHLELGNRGETPARNCRVRVELVCTCMREQLAGEMCFLHHPEEELRRNQGPSLLHTLCTESYLDVQKTARWFYQLVQAAWVFLPQSSTWRLTILPSRRSCKFRVTEGNNKTHIIEMMFGVQQGNSDIFVSSQNTEALFTPSTTWPESYAVAEAKFFRHMAGQVPHDSFHLRCLQAYARILVGIGFSTYTLKTVVMHLLNTIPLSGWRRRHFVLRMEDIMQYLLRCLEEKRLDHFFLGNERVPEEINLPPDFQTAEPLNLFQHLVQDPDAHAEAMREYMDLQERLTRLLISGR